One genomic segment of Candidatus Eisenbacteria bacterium includes these proteins:
- a CDS encoding winged helix-turn-helix transcriptional regulator, with protein MAGRDPRGAGAILGGVPGIDGGAEGTGRPQGLLHGRGRAGPLPFRAAGRGQGRREEAQGFGRLLVSAIATAAARGIEERYADAASLLKALGHPLRVKIVCGLLREPCTQTRIASALRIPQSSVAQHLDMLRRRGVVGGTRSGNEVLLHVADRRVPALLSALCAKGKVPRPVF; from the coding sequence GTGGCGGGACGAGATCCTCGCGGCGCCGGCGCCATCCTCGGCGGCGTCCCAGGAATCGACGGAGGAGCGGAGGGAACGGGACGCCCTCAGGGCCTTCTTCACGGGCGCGGCCGCGCCGGCCCCCTCCCCTTCAGGGCCGCCGGCCGCGGTCAAGGCCGGAGGGAAGAAGCCCAAGGCTTCGGGAGGCTGCTCGTGAGCGCGATCGCGACGGCCGCCGCACGCGGCATCGAGGAGCGCTACGCGGATGCGGCCTCGCTCTTGAAGGCGCTCGGACATCCGCTGCGGGTGAAGATCGTCTGCGGGCTCCTGCGGGAGCCGTGCACGCAGACGCGCATCGCCTCAGCCCTCAGAATCCCCCAGTCGTCGGTCGCGCAGCATCTGGACATGCTCCGCAGGCGTGGAGTCGTCGGAGGCACACGCTCGGGAAACGAAGTCCTCCTGCATGTCGCCGACCGGAGGGTCCCGGCGCTGCTCAGCGCCCTCTGCGCAAAAGGCAAGGTGCCCCGCCCCGTCTTTTGA
- a CDS encoding acyl-CoA carboxylase subunit beta, with protein sequence MDDRLEDLRERKRRLLDGGGREKIEKLHAKGRLSARERVHALCDPGSFEELGVFVTHRCADFGIERQKPLGDGVVSGFGRIDGRTVYVFAQDWTVFGGTMSEANARKICDIMDLAMRNGAPVIGLNDSGGARIQEGVTSLGGYADIFLRNTLASGVVPQISAIFGPCAGGAVYSPAITDFTLMVKESSHMFVTGPNVIKTVTNEEVSFEELGGAMTHNSRSGVAHFATEDDLDCLRLIRQLMSYIPQNNAEDPPRVVPEDDPGRMDPELDSIVPADSNQPYDIRDVITRVVDMGDFLEVHEHFAKNIVVGFARLDGKSVGIVANQPKYLAGVLDINSSTKGARFVRFCDAFNIPLVTFEDVPGFLPGTAQEWGGIIKHGAKLLYAFCEATVPKLTVITRKAYGGAYDVMSSKHIRGDYNIAWPSAELAVMGADGAVQIIFRKQIAESASPAEEQRRLVDEYNKTFAHPYIAASLGYLDDVIEPHETRAKLISALHMLENKRQTNPPRKHGNIPL encoded by the coding sequence ATGGATGATCGTCTCGAGGACCTGAGGGAACGCAAGCGCCGCCTCCTCGACGGGGGCGGACGGGAGAAGATCGAGAAGCTGCACGCGAAGGGGCGGCTCAGCGCGCGCGAGCGCGTCCACGCCCTCTGCGACCCCGGCAGCTTCGAGGAACTCGGGGTCTTCGTCACCCACCGCTGCGCCGACTTCGGCATCGAGCGCCAGAAGCCGCTCGGCGACGGCGTCGTGAGCGGCTTCGGCCGGATCGACGGGCGCACGGTCTATGTCTTCGCCCAGGACTGGACCGTCTTCGGCGGCACGATGAGCGAGGCGAACGCGCGCAAGATCTGCGACATCATGGATCTCGCGATGCGAAACGGCGCCCCGGTGATCGGCCTCAACGACTCGGGGGGCGCCCGCATCCAGGAAGGGGTGACGAGCCTGGGCGGCTACGCCGACATCTTCCTGCGCAACACCCTGGCCTCGGGAGTCGTCCCGCAGATCTCCGCCATCTTCGGCCCCTGCGCGGGCGGCGCGGTCTATTCGCCGGCGATCACCGACTTCACCTTGATGGTCAAGGAATCGAGCCACATGTTCGTGACCGGGCCGAACGTGATCAAGACGGTCACGAACGAGGAGGTCTCCTTCGAGGAGCTCGGCGGCGCGATGACCCACAACAGCCGCTCGGGCGTGGCCCACTTCGCTACCGAGGACGATCTCGACTGCCTGCGGCTCATCCGCCAGCTCATGAGCTACATCCCTCAGAACAACGCCGAGGATCCCCCGAGGGTCGTTCCGGAGGACGATCCGGGGCGGATGGACCCCGAACTCGACTCGATCGTCCCCGCGGACTCCAACCAGCCCTATGACATCCGCGATGTGATCACGCGGGTCGTGGACATGGGGGACTTCCTGGAGGTGCACGAGCACTTCGCCAAGAACATCGTGGTCGGCTTCGCCCGTCTCGACGGCAAGAGCGTCGGGATCGTCGCCAATCAGCCCAAGTACCTCGCAGGGGTGCTCGACATCAACTCCTCGACCAAGGGCGCGCGATTCGTCCGCTTCTGCGACGCCTTCAACATCCCGCTGGTCACGTTCGAGGATGTCCCCGGCTTCCTGCCCGGCACCGCGCAGGAGTGGGGAGGGATCATCAAGCACGGGGCGAAGCTCCTCTACGCCTTCTGCGAGGCGACGGTGCCGAAGCTCACGGTGATCACCCGAAAGGCCTACGGCGGGGCCTACGACGTCATGAGCAGCAAGCATATCCGGGGCGACTACAACATCGCCTGGCCCTCCGCGGAGCTCGCGGTGATGGGCGCCGACGGAGCCGTGCAGATCATCTTCCGCAAGCAGATCGCAGAGTCGGCCAGTCCGGCGGAGGAACAGCGCAGGCTGGTCGACGAGTACAACAAGACCTTCGCGCACCCCTACATCGCGGCCTCGCTCGGCTACCTCGACGACGTGATCGAGCCGCACGAGACCAGGGCGAAGCTGATCAGCGCCCTCCACATGCTCGAGAACAAGCGCCAGACGAACCCTCCGAGGAAGCATGGGAACATCCCCCTCTAG